The nucleotide sequence tgactacaaccgggctgatctggTGTATAATAACTGGTCCGGTATTGTTCCTTCTCCATTCCAGAGGAacgattttgagttgaaacctgcgtactttcaacaagttgggcagagacctttctctgctttgcccaatgagaagcccttggaccacattgagcattttgaggatctggtgactagTATGAAGGCTAATGGGGTGACTGAggactacatcttctgcaaactcttcccttactcacttgcaggagaggcatctcagtggttgaaacagCTGCCAGCTGGATCATCGACAAGTTGGCGTGATGTCAAGGTGGCTTTCCtaaactacttctatgatgatgcaatgtaaGATGAGTTGAGAATAAAGCTGTCTTCTTTTttgcaaagaccagatgaatcTTTCAatgcagcttgggtgagattcaaggcttaccaaagagactgtccacaccatggtttctcaaaggttcaattgctaagtatcttcttcagaggatgtgactgggagtatcagttggctttagatgctgcaagtcatgggaatttcaagacaagacttccagaagatgctgaatgtttgattgagaacttagctgctagcaatagtactaagagagcagatgctgaaaggaagagattacatggaggatatgattcaaaccagttagcttctgttaatgctaagctggattcagtgcataatctcCTTGTGGGCAAGAAgtcagttcactttgctgctgaagttgagacatttgagccacaaCCTGAGACAAGGAATGAAGAAGCTGATGTCAACTTTGTCTATGGAAATCAGGGTCAGAGGTTCagtaatcagcaaggcaacgggccttacagtgggaactttTCAGGCTACACTTCCAAGCCAAAGtatcagcagcagcaacagggCACTGGGTACACAAGGACTTATGGCAACAATTCATATCAGTCTTCTCCTCCAAAAACAGCTGAAAGTAGTAAGATGGAAGttatgcttgagcagcttttgcaaggtaAGGAGCAAATGACAGTGACTTTCAATGGGAAACTTGACAATGTATACACTGATCTTAATGGAAAGTTTGAAGatttgaacattcatgtcaagaagtgAAACAAACTTTTATgttggtggtgaatgatgatgaatgtatgcaatggtgagatatgaatgaatggatggtaaggtctttcaattccccttatgcagttgcagtataagaggtgtcaatcctaaatgagtgtttgtgaacaattaagacatgcatatgagactaagtcaagccaaatgtaaaggatgtatgtcactaacaatcctatgatgaaaatgcaaaatgcagaaagtaaaactataagaactagatgctaaatgtagaTGGAACAAAATGACTATgactaatatgaagctagaacagaaatagaaactacaataatgaaccaatgcaagacaataatgaacaggacaataagtaaatgcaacataaatgcaaatagaatgagactagagataaaacaggacaactacaaatcataaaccaaagttctagggaagaactcgagcaagcactcgatcgagtgtagatcgagcgcagggtcgagctggactaaacgcaaaaacagagcaacacaataaaaacagagcaacgaaaaaacgaatcaaacaacaagcaagcaacaggattaagacttaaaaattaataaacaaagaaggtcctgaggagggattcatgggctgaactaatcattgtggttatctaacttggtcaacaaacctcaaacaacttgagctaatctctacaCATATTAttctaagacaagtttcatccactctcatggcaagaaacaatcaaacctatgcatctctagacttgttctctcaaagtaaagaatctacacaagcaggcattaagcaatagatctcaaacaaaacaagacctctaatctcttagcaagcctaatggtaagctctagatctagccttatctatgcttcttaaacattggtgtgatgctaagatgcttgaaatcaaaccctaccttctcagatataggatcagcattaagaacatctagcctagaagagatctacaacaatcaagcttgaccaaatcaaacaaaccacaaggtcaatccagcctaacccatcctcaagatcctagaggactactcacaagaacacatgatgaacaaagtctaAAATCCAGTAAAATACGAAACTTACATcattagagaatatctaaaaagctggacctttttggtggctgcaggtacaaggctttatataggagagggagtggaagccctaaaaatactaaaagacaaaatagtcaacggctcggtcaactcgacctgtgctcggtcgagtggcaggtcgagctggcttctctcgtgcatcctccactcggtcgagtcctcctcagcacacggtcgagtgtctagtcgagtgtgcggtcgagttggacttcggaccttggttcttcagccttaactctcttgcttttccttcatgattgcttcacttctcctcagcattgcttccatgctccttaagctccaaaatcacctgtttatgcatgaaaagatgcaaatgcaatgcaactatactctaatgcatgattagtcctaaagctacacaataatggcctaaatggatagcaaaagatgcaaaagttgtgaataaactaagggaaaacaaggtaaaatatatgaacatcaaNNNNNNNNNNNNNNNNNNNNNNNNNNNNNNNNNNNNNNNNNNNNNNNNNNNNNNNNNNNNNNNNNNNNNNNNNNNNNNNNNNNNNNNNNNNNNNNNNNNNNNNNNNNNNNNNNNNNNNNNNNNNNNNNNNNNNNNNNNNNNNNNNNNNNNNNNNNNNNNNNNNNNNNNNNNNNNNNNNNNNNNNNNNNNNNNNNNNNNNNNNNNNNNNNNNNNNNNNNNNNNNNNNNNNNNNNNNNNNNNNNNNNNNNNNNNNNNNNNNNNNNNNNNNNNNNNNNNNNNNNNNNNNNNNNNNNNNNNNNNNNNNNNNNNNNNNNNNNNNNNNNNNNNNNNNNNNNNNNNNNNNNNNNNNNNNNNNNNNNNNNNNNNNNNNNNNNNNNNNNNNNNNNNNNNNNNNNNNNNNNNNNNNNNNNNNNNNNNNNNNNNNNNNNNNNNNNNNNNNNNNNNNNNNNNNNNNNNNNNNNNNNNNNNNNNNNNNNNNNNNNNNNNNNNNNNNNNNNNNNNNNNNNNNNNNNNNNNNNNNNNNNNNNNNNNNNNNNNNNNNNNNNNNNNNNNNNNNNNNNNNNNNNNNNNNNNNNNNNNNNNNNNNNNNNNNNNNNNNNNNNNNNNNNNNNNNNNNNNNNNNNNNNNNNNNNNNNNNNNNNNNNNNNNNNNNNNNNNNNNNNNNNNNNNNNNNNNNNNNNNNNNNNNNNNNNNNNNNNNNNNNNNNNNNNNNNNNNNNNNNNNNNNNNNNNNNNNNNNNNNNNNNNNNNNNNNNNNNNNNNNNNNNNNNNNNNNNNNNNNNNNNNNNNNNNNNNNNNNNNNNNNNNNNNNNNNNNNNNNNNNNNNNNNNNNNNNNNNNNNNNNNNNNNNNNNNNNNNNNNNNNNNNNNNNNNNNNNNNNNNNNNNNNNNNNNNNNNNNNNNNNNNNNNNNNNNNNNNNNNNNNNNNNNNNNNNNNNNNNNNNNNNNNNNNNNNNNNNNNNNNNNNNNNNNNNNNNNggaccttggttcttcagccttaactctcttgcttttccttcatgattgcttcacttctcctcagcattgcttccatgctccttaagctccaaaatcacctgattatgcatgaaaagatgcaaatgcaatgcaactaaactctaatgcatcattagtcctaaagctatgcaattatggtgaaaatggctagcaaaagatgcaaaagatgtgaatatactaagggaaaacatggtaaaatatatgaacatcaacacccccaaacttagtctttgcttgccttcaagcaaataaacaagacataagaaggtaggtgaggtttgaaagtgggatctcagctcctaaaccttgcaaatagaccatctagaatcaatgtccaagttactagtactatgatgcaagttgaatgagctgtacttaaagactttagacaagcatatcacaacctttactgatttgagtctaggatatccacatgcattcaaatcaaccatttcctttaacattcattaatcaagaacatgaatcaattctatgcaatgcttaaactcatttggcttggNNNNNNNNNNNNNNNNNNNNNNNNNNNNNNNNNNNNNNNNNNNNNNNNNNNNNNNNNNNNNNNNNNNNNNNNNNNNNNNNNNNNNNNNNNNNNNNNNNNNNNNNNNNNNNNNNNNNNNNNNNNNNNNNNNNNNNNNNNNNNNNNNNNNNNNNNNNNNNNNNNNNNNNNNNNNNNNNNNNNNNNNNNNNNNNNNNNNNNNNNNNNNNNNNNNNNNNNNNNNNNNNNNNNNNNNNNNNNNNNNNNNNNNNNNNNNNNNNNNNNNNNNNNNNNNNNNNNNNNNNNNNNNNNNNNNNNNNNNNNNNNNNNNNNNNNNNNNNNNNNNNNNNNNNNNNNNNNNNNNNNNNNNNNNNNNNNNNNNNNNNNNNNNNNNNNNNNNNNNNNNNNNNNNNNNNNNNNNNNNNNNNNNNNNNNNNNNNNNNNNNNNNNNNNNNNNNNNNNNNNNNNNNNNNNNNNNNNNNNNNNNNNNNNNNNNNNNNNNNNNNNNNNNNNNNNNNNNNNNNNNNNNNNNNNNNNNNNNNNNNNNNNNNNNNNNNNNNNNNNNNNNNNNNNNNNNNNNNNNNNNNNNNNNNNNNNNNNNNNNNNNNNNNNNNNNNNNNNNNNNNNNNNNNNNNNNNNNNNNNNNNNNNNNNNNNNNNNNNNNNNNNNNNNNNNNNNNNNNNNNNNNNNNNNNNNNNNNNNNNNNNNNNNNNNNNNNNNNNNNNNNNNNNNNNNNNNNNNNNNNNNNNNNNNNNNNNNNNNNNNNNNNNNNNNNNNNNNNNNNNNNNNNNNNNNNNNNNNNNNNNNNNNNNNNNNNNNNNNNNNNNNNNNNNNNNNNNNNNNNNNNNNNNNNNNNNNNNNNNNNNNNNNNNNNNNNNNNNNNNNNNNNNNNNNNNNNNNNNNNNNNNNNNNNNNNNNNNNNNNNNNNNNNNNNNNNNNNNNNNNNNNNNNNNNNNNNNNNNNNNNNNNNNNNNNNNNNNNNNNNNNNNNNNNNNNNNNNNNNNNNNNNNNNNNNNNNNNNNNNNNNNNNNNNNNNNNNNNNNNNNNNNNNNNNNNNNNNNNNNNNNNNNNNNNNNNNNNNNNNNNNNNNNNNNNNNNNNNNNNNNNNNNNNNNNNNNNNNNNNNNNNNNNNNNNNNNNNNNNNNNNNNNNNNNNNNNNNNNNNNNNNNNNNNNNNNNNNNNNNNNNNNNNNNNNNNNNNNNNNNNNNNNNNNNNNNNNNNNNNNNNNNNNNNNNNNNNNNNNNNNNNNNNNNNNNNNNNNNNNNNNNNNNNNNNNNNNNNNNNNNNNNNNNNNNNNNNNNNNNNNNNNNNNNNNNNNNNNNNNNNNGAAACTGAtttcaatggtttaatcagctacttggatcaacaagagtggtaaaaaggagaaagatgatccaaatatgtatatggtatccatgagtttaaagcaatgcacacattgataattgagattcaatattaggttcttataaataggaaatggtgtcaaatcacaacatgcttcaatatAGACCAAAtacaatgcaggaattcaaagcttggttcaatcttatgcttctaaccactcaactagcatcaaagtactattaacttgggcattgatcctagtctagtgaataagcaagctaacaaggaaaaactcatcatagaccctaatgcaaatattatacaatcctacatgaaaaatgctaaacaagatcctaatatgcaatgcaaactacatgaacactcttttttataaagatttttttcaaaaattttcaaatttttagggtttttctatgccttagatgcttatgcaaatactaacatgttGATGCTAAAAAGTTGAAATAagatcacaaaacacaatgtcaaatccTATCTCAAATCTTCCCctaaacttaaatcacacagtcccatgtgtgaaagaaatttgattgaggattcatgactaaaaaaactaaagaaaatatgaaatgcaatgatatttacaagtgaaggtgatagtggtacctcaaggattggagaagaagttgtccacatcctcttgcatgctgtcaaaggtgtagttggggtcttgttgatcaCTTGGAGGTGGAGTTTGGAGCAGCTCGACGACGGCAATCGACctggactcggtcgagtacgtgctcgagtggggtggtcgagttggactgcgtgtcttcctctcttcttctgtttagactcccttgcttccctgaccatgaaaacgccaaaacaaaagtcaaaataccaaaatcctaaccaatatatacaaagataccttagggacttcctccctagtgagcttgtttagagtcactaagcttgacttctaTAGCTCTTCAAGCTTGGTTTGGtgaccaaggaggtgatgaaaccccctggttctacttgataaccttggtgttccttcttgatcactacttcCTTAACACttgaaccatgtttcttcttaaacttgagtcttggtcttgccttcttcaaagacctcttgttgagctgAGCTTGAAGTTCCTTCACTAAACCAGCTAGcacttgaactgaaccctttaTTTCTTGGACAGTATTGGCTTGGGCTGAACCTTTAATCCTAGggtcctctccatcctcaaAAATTTCACAACTAGCTTTTCCTCTACCACAAAGTGCTGACCTTCAATAGTAGGTTGATGTGTTGTattcttgatgtcaaacttcatagtgaagtctttaGCAAGATGGAGCTTGATGGTTCCCATCTTAACATAAATTACAGCCCCagctgtggctaagaatggtcttcccaagatgagaggatcttctgGCTCTTGGTCCATGTTCATGATCACAAAGTCAGTTGGGATTCTAGCCTTCGCAATCTTTACTGGGAAATCTTCAATCACTCCAAGCACATCCCTCTTGGATCCATCTGCTAGGCCAATATAGAGATTGCAAGGCTtaaaatattcatatcccaACTTCTCAGCCACTGAGTATGGCATTAAACTCATTGAAGCTCCTAAATCACA is from Camelina sativa cultivar DH55 chromosome 20, Cs, whole genome shotgun sequence and encodes:
- the LOC104772760 gene encoding uncharacterized protein LOC104772760, with translation MLLELSKQKAQDQDMKDLKEIGKAVIPTKLKDPGSFNLPCSISYMHFNKCLCDLGASMSLMPYSVAEKLGYEYFKPCNLYIGLADGSKRDVLGVIEDFPVKIAKARIPTDFVIMNMDQEPEDPLILGRPFLATAGAVIYVKMGTIKLHLAKDFTMKFDIKNTTHQPTIEGQHFVVEEKLVVKFLRMERTLGLKVQPKPILSKK